One segment of Desulfobacterales bacterium DNA contains the following:
- the cas3 gene encoding CRISPR-associated helicase Cas3', producing MKIKRIGLDKIFGYLWAKTSRNGDSEWHPLILHLLDVAASVDAILAREPEKTRDMMAAILGMGWGEARPWLLFLASCHDLGKSCPGFQSKWPELLPKTGLRLPRSPNIVIRHGFVGQIALAEILRDREWPEDLAELAADAVGCHHGNRASENAKDKASLEIYVGRGERLEEVRNDWTQARHGLAEALLGVFNPSVLPSKPTISGPEFMLLAGLTSFADWIGSNEEWFPFGCPDDCPDLPGWFRKSRVKAEKALNAIGWESRTQLSQESRPFEEVFSFSPRPLQQAVSEALAALTKPAILLVEAPMGEGKTEAAFYAHLELQRKCGHRGLYVALPTKATGNAMFKRTLRFLSGQGGNRKLDLQLVHGATLLNDTFQNLRLSGIHDPDTGGEIRAGEWFTSKKRALLSEYGVGTVDQALLPILPVRHNFVRLWGLANRVVVFDEIHAYDAYTGTLLIHLMRWLLALGSSIVLLSATMPPSIRRKLAEVVNTDLPAHEVEYPRLSMFHSGRVDQVHFEADPARRLKINLFGISSDLPAIRSALEEKLANGGLGLALVNTVQRAQELYRLFPNGETIKAQGQSVGKRLTDGTEIYLFHARFPSNQRQKREELALATFGEDGGRSGRKILIATQVAEQSLDLDFDVIATDLAPVDLVLQRAGRLWRHTREFRPIPEPQLLVAGLVGDEPPSFGKPLWWGAVYREELLLRTWCLLQEKQELTLPDEIDTLVQAVYEEMVQVPDSLLERLEKALMDGDGEKVAKQGQANQAIIGFPDDASWKDVQFEKADEDEPGLHTTLVAQTRLGNPSVVAVPLWAEDGLLLEVLPDFD from the coding sequence ATGAAAATCAAGAGGATTGGGTTGGACAAAATATTTGGATACTTGTGGGCAAAGACGTCCAGAAATGGGGATTCAGAGTGGCACCCCCTCATCCTTCACTTGCTAGATGTTGCTGCCAGTGTGGACGCGATACTGGCACGTGAACCAGAGAAGACACGTGACATGATGGCGGCAATATTGGGGATGGGCTGGGGGGAGGCACGCCCGTGGCTCTTGTTCCTGGCATCCTGCCATGATCTGGGAAAGTCTTGTCCGGGGTTTCAGTCCAAGTGGCCGGAGCTGCTTCCTAAGACAGGTTTGCGTCTTCCACGAAGTCCGAATATCGTCATCCGACACGGATTTGTTGGTCAGATTGCTTTGGCAGAGATTCTGCGTGACCGGGAATGGCCGGAAGATTTGGCCGAACTGGCGGCGGATGCGGTTGGTTGTCATCATGGCAATCGGGCCTCAGAAAACGCGAAAGATAAGGCGTCGCTAGAAATTTATGTTGGCAGGGGCGAGCGACTTGAAGAAGTAAGGAATGATTGGACACAAGCTCGTCATGGCCTTGCGGAGGCTTTGCTTGGGGTTTTCAACCCTTCAGTACTACCCTCAAAGCCGACCATTTCCGGGCCTGAATTTATGTTGCTGGCGGGACTTACGAGTTTTGCCGATTGGATTGGTTCCAATGAAGAATGGTTTCCCTTCGGTTGTCCTGATGATTGCCCTGACCTCCCTGGCTGGTTTCGAAAGAGCAGAGTTAAGGCGGAAAAGGCATTGAACGCAATCGGCTGGGAGTCACGAACTCAGCTTTCCCAAGAATCCAGGCCCTTCGAGGAAGTTTTCAGCTTTTCTCCCCGTCCGTTGCAGCAAGCGGTCAGCGAGGCCCTTGCAGCACTGACAAAGCCTGCCATTCTGTTGGTGGAGGCACCCATGGGAGAGGGGAAGACAGAGGCCGCTTTCTACGCACATCTGGAGCTACAGCGCAAGTGCGGCCATCGAGGGCTCTATGTGGCTCTACCGACCAAGGCCACAGGGAACGCCATGTTCAAACGAACCCTCAGGTTTTTATCCGGCCAGGGAGGCAACCGGAAGCTCGATCTGCAACTGGTGCATGGCGCCACGCTACTTAATGACACCTTTCAGAATCTGCGTCTTTCCGGCATCCACGATCCCGATACCGGAGGCGAGATCCGGGCCGGGGAATGGTTCACTTCCAAGAAGCGGGCGCTCCTGTCGGAATATGGTGTTGGCACAGTGGACCAGGCTTTGTTGCCCATTCTGCCGGTTCGGCACAACTTTGTCCGTTTGTGGGGGCTTGCAAATCGGGTGGTGGTTTTCGATGAAATTCATGCCTACGATGCCTACACCGGCACATTACTGATTCACTTGATGCGCTGGTTGCTGGCGCTGGGCTCATCGATTGTGCTGCTCTCCGCGACCATGCCCCCGTCGATCCGGCGCAAATTGGCGGAGGTTGTCAATACCGATCTTCCCGCGCATGAGGTGGAGTACCCTCGTCTCTCCATGTTCCACTCTGGCAGAGTCGATCAGGTCCATTTCGAGGCAGACCCCGCTCGGCGTTTGAAAATAAACCTGTTTGGAATCTCGTCGGATCTACCGGCAATACGTTCAGCATTGGAGGAAAAACTTGCAAATGGCGGCTTGGGGCTGGCCCTGGTCAACACGGTGCAACGTGCTCAGGAGCTGTACAGGCTTTTCCCGAATGGTGAGACAATCAAGGCACAAGGGCAATCTGTCGGGAAACGCTTAACTGACGGGACAGAAATCTATCTTTTTCATGCCCGTTTCCCTTCCAATCAACGGCAGAAACGTGAGGAACTGGCCTTGGCTACCTTCGGCGAGGATGGGGGACGGTCCGGCCGGAAAATCCTCATCGCCACCCAGGTGGCGGAACAGAGCCTTGACCTTGATTTCGATGTGATAGCCACGGACCTCGCCCCCGTCGATCTTGTCCTTCAACGGGCCGGGCGGTTGTGGAGGCACACAAGGGAATTCCGGCCGATACCAGAGCCTCAACTCTTGGTTGCCGGACTCGTCGGGGACGAGCCACCTTCTTTCGGGAAACCACTCTGGTGGGGGGCGGTATATCGTGAAGAGCTCCTCTTGCGGACCTGGTGCCTTTTGCAGGAGAAACAGGAGTTAACCCTGCCGGATGAGATCGACACCCTGGTGCAAGCGGTCTACGAAGAGATGGTGCAAGTACCCGATTCACTCTTGGAAAGACTGGAAAAGGCTTTGATGGACGGAGACGGGGAAAAGGTTGCCAAACAGGGTCAGGCCAATCAGGCTATCATTGGTTTTCCGGATGACGCATCGTGGAAGGATGTGCAATTCGAGAAGGCGGATGAGGATGAACCTGGTTTGCATACCACGCTTGTGGCGCAGACACGACTTGGCAATCCGTCAGTGGTGGCTGTGCCTCTATGGGCAGAGGACGGATTGCTTCTTGAAGTCTTGCCGGATTTCGAC
- the mpl gene encoding UDP-N-acetylmuramate:L-alanyl-gamma-D-glutamyl-meso-diaminopimelate ligase — MNLPAADQGAQLSPDLNRVPGSIGHIHLIGICGTGMGALAGLLHGQGYKVTGSDRQVYPPMSDFLARLGIPVISGHGPENLVPRPDLVVVGNVVTRKNSEAVALAAAGIPYLSFPQAIRTFFLAGKRPLVVAGTHGKTTTSSMLAVMLHAAGNTPGFMIGGLVQEFGRNFNTSNSPFFVLEGDEYDTAFFDKGPKFLHYRPEIAIITSIEFDHADIYEDLEAVKRSFARLVAIMPGDGCIIACADDPVVREIVSQARCRVESYGQGADADWQLEELRVTPRGTTFRVQYRDEFYGDFASPMPGRHNGLNGLAAIAVLHRLGIGPETTAAGLASFKGVKRRQEVRGEVDGITVIDDFAHHPTAVRETLAALGEAYQGRRLIAVFEPRTNTSMRNVFQGRYAGCFDHSDMVIVREPPALHKVPPGERFSSKQLVADLASRGRDALYFADTDEILDHLRRSAIPGDVIAILSNGGFDNIHARLLDLLGARS; from the coding sequence ATGAATCTCCCGGCTGCTGACCAAGGCGCGCAACTTTCTCCCGACCTGAACCGGGTCCCTGGTTCCATCGGTCATATCCACTTGATCGGCATCTGCGGCACCGGCATGGGCGCATTGGCCGGTCTGCTCCATGGCCAGGGGTACAAGGTCACCGGTTCCGACCGGCAGGTCTACCCGCCGATGAGCGATTTTCTGGCCCGGCTGGGGATCCCGGTGATCAGCGGCCATGGGCCGGAGAACCTTGTTCCCCGGCCCGACCTGGTGGTGGTCGGCAATGTCGTCACCCGGAAGAATTCCGAGGCCGTTGCCCTGGCCGCGGCCGGGATTCCCTATCTGTCCTTTCCCCAGGCGATCCGGACCTTTTTTCTGGCCGGCAAGCGTCCGCTGGTGGTGGCCGGCACCCACGGCAAGACCACCACTTCCTCCATGCTGGCGGTCATGCTCCATGCGGCCGGCAATACCCCCGGGTTCATGATCGGCGGCCTGGTCCAGGAGTTCGGCCGCAATTTCAACACCAGCAACAGCCCTTTTTTCGTACTTGAGGGCGACGAGTATGACACCGCCTTTTTTGACAAGGGACCCAAGTTTCTCCATTACCGGCCCGAGATCGCGATCATCACCAGTATCGAGTTCGACCATGCCGATATCTATGAAGATCTGGAGGCGGTGAAAAGATCATTTGCACGGCTGGTGGCGATCATGCCCGGGGACGGCTGCATCATCGCCTGTGCCGATGATCCGGTGGTGCGGGAGATCGTGTCCCAGGCCCGCTGCCGGGTGGAGAGCTACGGCCAGGGAGCGGATGCGGACTGGCAACTGGAGGAGTTGCGGGTAACCCCCCGGGGCACGACCTTCCGGGTCCAATACCGGGATGAGTTCTATGGTGATTTTGCAAGCCCGATGCCTGGCCGCCATAACGGCCTGAACGGACTGGCGGCCATTGCTGTGCTGCACCGGCTCGGCATCGGTCCGGAAACAACGGCCGCCGGGCTGGCCTCTTTCAAGGGGGTCAAACGGCGGCAGGAGGTGCGCGGCGAGGTGGACGGGATCACGGTGATCGATGATTTTGCCCATCACCCCACCGCGGTGCGGGAGACCCTGGCCGCATTAGGCGAGGCATACCAGGGGCGGCGGCTGATAGCCGTGTTTGAGCCCCGCACCAACACCTCGATGCGCAACGTTTTCCAGGGGCGTTATGCCGGCTGTTTTGACCACAGCGATATGGTCATTGTCCGCGAGCCGCCGGCCCTGCACAAGGTGCCGCCCGGGGAACGCTTTTCCAGCAAACAACTGGTGGCGGATCTTGCCAGCCGCGGCCGGGACGCCCTTTACTTTGCCGATACCGACGAAATTCTTGACCATCTCCGCCGTAGCGCAATACCGGGCGACGTGATCGCCATCCTCTCCAACGGCGGCTTTGATAATATCCACGCCCGCCTGCTCGACCTGCTTGGTGCCCGGAGCTGA
- a CDS encoding four helix bundle protein, producing MIVKNFEDLETWKLARVLTNQIYAATAKGNFAKDYGLRDQIRRASVSVMSNIAEGYERGGNQEFIQFLAIAKGSCGEVRCQLYVAQDQGYIVREKAEILIDQHRKLSIMLHKFIEHLKRSKFKGQKYKKPKDPEMEEFDAMLQSYLKK from the coding sequence ATGATCGTGAAAAACTTCGAAGACCTGGAAACCTGGAAACTGGCAAGGGTGTTGACCAACCAGATCTATGCCGCGACCGCCAAGGGGAATTTTGCCAAGGACTACGGCCTCAGAGACCAGATCCGCCGTGCCTCGGTGTCTGTGATGTCCAACATCGCCGAGGGGTACGAACGGGGCGGCAACCAGGAATTCATCCAATTTCTTGCCATTGCCAAGGGGAGCTGTGGCGAGGTGCGCTGCCAACTCTATGTGGCCCAGGACCAGGGATATATCGTCCGGGAAAAGGCAGAGATACTGATAGATCAGCACCGGAAACTGTCGATCATGTTGCACAAGTTTATCGAGCACCTGAAGAGGAGCAAGTTTAAGGGCCAGAAATACAAGAAACCGAAAGATCCTGAAATGGAAGAATTTGACGCAATGCTGCAGTCGTATCTGAAAAAGTAA